The following coding sequences are from one Gossypium hirsutum isolate 1008001.06 chromosome A12, Gossypium_hirsutum_v2.1, whole genome shotgun sequence window:
- the LOC107926180 gene encoding cytochrome b5 domain-containing protein RLF isoform X1 produces the protein MDNTSNDDFTFCKVGLPTDQNGLEEKNLAADIGGIAIKDETSNCSDSSKNGGFPWKDKHPNNSTFVDQATVGSLTFNVIDASCLKSSGESSRQVAYVDAGASAVKSEKPRSSTRKSAPRTKVPFEKGYSQMDWLKLSQTHPDLAGLKGQSNRRLVSMSEVKQNQKEGSMWTVLKGRVYNISPYMKFHPGGIDMLMKAVGKDCTPLFNKYHAWVNAEFLLEKCLVCTLDDGKGTQTL, from the exons ATGGACAACACCAGCAATGATGATTTCACCTTTTGTAAG GTTGGGTTACCGACTGATCAAAATGGTTTGGAGGAAAAGAATCTTGCAGCTGATATTGGTGGTATTGCCATTAAAGACGAAACCTCAAACTGCAGCGATAGTAGCAAGAATGGTGGTTTTCCCTGGAAAGATAAACATCCAAATAATTCCACATTTGTAGATCAGGCTACTGTTGGTTCTTTGACTTTCAATGTTATTGATGCTTCATGTTTGAAATCATCAG GTGAATCATCAAGACAAGTAGCATATGTAGATGCGGGTGCTTCAGCAGTGAAGTCAGAAAAACCAAGAAGTTCTACCAGAAAGTCTGCACCTCGGACCAAGGTTCCTTTTGAGAAGGGATATAGTCAAATGGACTGGCTTAAGCTTAGTCAAACTCATCCTGACCTTGCAG GATTGAAAGGGCAGTCAAATAGGAGGCTTGTTTCAATGAGTGAAGTTAAGCAAAATCAAAAAGAAGGTTCCATGTGGACTGTTCTGAAAGGACGTGTCTACAATATATCTCCATACATGAAGTTTCACCCTGGAG GTATTGATATGCTCATGAAGGCAGTGGGGAAAGACTGTACACCTTTATTCa ACAAATACCATGCTTGGGTAAACGCTGAATTCTTGCTGGAAAAATGTCTGGTTTGTACTTTGGATGATGGCAAAGGCACCCAGACATTGTAA
- the LOC107926180 gene encoding cytochrome b5 domain-containing protein RLF isoform X2, translated as MDNTSNDDFTFCKVGLPTDQNGLEEKNLAADIGGIAIKDETSNCSDSSKNGGFPWKDKHPNNSTFVDQATVGSLTFNVIDASCLKSSGESSRQVAYVDAGASAVKSEKPRSSTRKSAPRTKVPFEKGYSQMDWLKLSQTHPDLAGLKGQSNRRLVSMSEVKQNQKEGSMWTVLKGRVYNISPYMKFHPGGIDMLMKAVGKDCTPLFSILFLFLKK; from the exons ATGGACAACACCAGCAATGATGATTTCACCTTTTGTAAG GTTGGGTTACCGACTGATCAAAATGGTTTGGAGGAAAAGAATCTTGCAGCTGATATTGGTGGTATTGCCATTAAAGACGAAACCTCAAACTGCAGCGATAGTAGCAAGAATGGTGGTTTTCCCTGGAAAGATAAACATCCAAATAATTCCACATTTGTAGATCAGGCTACTGTTGGTTCTTTGACTTTCAATGTTATTGATGCTTCATGTTTGAAATCATCAG GTGAATCATCAAGACAAGTAGCATATGTAGATGCGGGTGCTTCAGCAGTGAAGTCAGAAAAACCAAGAAGTTCTACCAGAAAGTCTGCACCTCGGACCAAGGTTCCTTTTGAGAAGGGATATAGTCAAATGGACTGGCTTAAGCTTAGTCAAACTCATCCTGACCTTGCAG GATTGAAAGGGCAGTCAAATAGGAGGCTTGTTTCAATGAGTGAAGTTAAGCAAAATCAAAAAGAAGGTTCCATGTGGACTGTTCTGAAAGGACGTGTCTACAATATATCTCCATACATGAAGTTTCACCCTGGAG GTATTGATATGCTCATGAAGGCAGTGGGGAAAGACTGTACACCTTTATTCagtatcctttttctttttttaaaaaaataa
- the LOC107926180 gene encoding cytochrome b5 domain-containing protein RLF isoform X4 translates to MDNTSNDDFTFCKVGLPTDQNGLEEKNLAADIGGIAIKDETSNCSDSSESSRQVAYVDAGASAVKSEKPRSSTRKSAPRTKVPFEKGYSQMDWLKLSQTHPDLAGLKGQSNRRLVSMSEVKQNQKEGSMWTVLKGRVYNISPYMKFHPGGIDMLMKAVGKDCTPLFNKYHAWVNAEFLLEKCLVCTLDDGKGTQTL, encoded by the exons ATGGACAACACCAGCAATGATGATTTCACCTTTTGTAAG GTTGGGTTACCGACTGATCAAAATGGTTTGGAGGAAAAGAATCTTGCAGCTGATATTGGTGGTATTGCCATTAAAGACGAAACCTCAAACTGCAGCGATAGTA GTGAATCATCAAGACAAGTAGCATATGTAGATGCGGGTGCTTCAGCAGTGAAGTCAGAAAAACCAAGAAGTTCTACCAGAAAGTCTGCACCTCGGACCAAGGTTCCTTTTGAGAAGGGATATAGTCAAATGGACTGGCTTAAGCTTAGTCAAACTCATCCTGACCTTGCAG GATTGAAAGGGCAGTCAAATAGGAGGCTTGTTTCAATGAGTGAAGTTAAGCAAAATCAAAAAGAAGGTTCCATGTGGACTGTTCTGAAAGGACGTGTCTACAATATATCTCCATACATGAAGTTTCACCCTGGAG GTATTGATATGCTCATGAAGGCAGTGGGGAAAGACTGTACACCTTTATTCa ACAAATACCATGCTTGGGTAAACGCTGAATTCTTGCTGGAAAAATGTCTGGTTTGTACTTTGGATGATGGCAAAGGCACCCAGACATTGTAA
- the LOC107926180 gene encoding cytochrome b5 domain-containing protein RLF isoform X3: MDNTSNDDFTFCKVGLPTDQNGLEEKNLAADIGGIAIKDETSNCSDSSKNGESSRQVAYVDAGASAVKSEKPRSSTRKSAPRTKVPFEKGYSQMDWLKLSQTHPDLAGLKGQSNRRLVSMSEVKQNQKEGSMWTVLKGRVYNISPYMKFHPGGIDMLMKAVGKDCTPLFNKYHAWVNAEFLLEKCLVCTLDDGKGTQTL; encoded by the exons ATGGACAACACCAGCAATGATGATTTCACCTTTTGTAAG GTTGGGTTACCGACTGATCAAAATGGTTTGGAGGAAAAGAATCTTGCAGCTGATATTGGTGGTATTGCCATTAAAGACGAAACCTCAAACTGCAGCGATAGTAGCAAGAATG GTGAATCATCAAGACAAGTAGCATATGTAGATGCGGGTGCTTCAGCAGTGAAGTCAGAAAAACCAAGAAGTTCTACCAGAAAGTCTGCACCTCGGACCAAGGTTCCTTTTGAGAAGGGATATAGTCAAATGGACTGGCTTAAGCTTAGTCAAACTCATCCTGACCTTGCAG GATTGAAAGGGCAGTCAAATAGGAGGCTTGTTTCAATGAGTGAAGTTAAGCAAAATCAAAAAGAAGGTTCCATGTGGACTGTTCTGAAAGGACGTGTCTACAATATATCTCCATACATGAAGTTTCACCCTGGAG GTATTGATATGCTCATGAAGGCAGTGGGGAAAGACTGTACACCTTTATTCa ACAAATACCATGCTTGGGTAAACGCTGAATTCTTGCTGGAAAAATGTCTGGTTTGTACTTTGGATGATGGCAAAGGCACCCAGACATTGTAA